One Mesorhizobium loti genomic window carries:
- a CDS encoding Glyoxalase/bleomycin resistance protein/dioxygenase protein/dioxygenase, with protein sequence MATVRYLVSDVELAIAFYTRHLGFVLRQQFGPAMAILRRDDLTFWLAGPTASAARPMPDGRTPEPGGWNRIVLEVEDLAALIVRMREAGVPFRNEIVDGPGGRQILCEDPSGNVVELFEARA encoded by the coding sequence ATGGCGACGGTCCGGTATCTCGTCAGCGATGTCGAGTTGGCGATAGCATTCTACACCAGGCATCTCGGCTTCGTGCTGCGGCAGCAGTTCGGTCCGGCGATGGCCATCCTGAGGCGCGACGACCTGACGTTCTGGCTTGCCGGCCCGACGGCGTCGGCGGCGAGACCGATGCCGGATGGCAGGACGCCGGAACCGGGCGGATGGAACCGCATCGTGCTGGAGGTGGAGGACCTCGCGGCGCTCATCGTCCGGATGCGCGAGGCCGGCGTGCCGTTCCGCAACGAGATTGTCGACGGCCCCGGCGGCCGCCAGATCCTTTGCGAGGATCCGTCCGGCAACGTCGTCGAGCTTTTTGAAGCAAGAGCATGA